The genome window CCTTATTATTGCCATTTCAAATGTGCAATTTTTTATGGTCCAGGTTCAGGTTCCTCCAGCTCTTTCACTGAGTTACAGCAATATAAGAAAATAGACTAGACCACAATAAAAGACAGTAATTTGATTTGAAAatgttacagaaataaaaattgtagTTTAAGTGAACTGGAGGGGTGAGCTGACTAAATTTACAACTTAATGACATGGCAAATAGACACACTAAATTGGAAATTTCATCAAAAtgcttatgttttttaaaaaaaggaactcaAAATGTGGGAGCTGAAGCtaggtatgcatgtgtgtatgtgagtgtgtgtgtgaaatggtagagataagttattaaaaaaaaagtagtaaggGCATAAGTGAAGATAAAAATTTGATTCTTCACTGATGCATATTCTGAGATATCTGTATGAATAAACTTGAAGAATTTGACCATAAAATGAAATGACCTCTCcatgttttaaaagcaaaattcagagggatagtatggggagggaggtgggaggggggttcaggatggggaacacgtgtacacccatggtgatgcatgttgatgtatggcaaaaccaatacaatattgtaaagtaataataataataataataaaactaatgtaaaaaaaaaagcataattcaGTGTGGATATAGCAGTGTGAGACAGGGCAAATGGCTTTaggtaaaaatgtaaaatgtaggaATATTACTCAATCAAAATAGATCTAATTTACTTTGATGAGTGTAATTTGTTTCATAAGAGTCAAGGAAAGTAGAAATGATAGTCATCAAAATATATCATTGTTGGgtatataggaaaagaaaaaaaatcaaagtttctcagtcatttctgactctttatgaccccatggactgcagcctaccaggcttctctgtccatgggattttccaggcaagggtactggagtgggttgccatttccttctccaggggatattcctgacccaggaatcgaacccaggtctcccaaattgcaggcagacactttaccatctgagccaccagggaagcgggGTACATAGTACCCTCCAGAAATAATTACATATTGTCAACAAAACCAacatatttaacttaaaattacttttataaaaCAATAAGTAATAGTAAAGAACTTTGTATTAGGCAAATAAGAAATTTGAGTTTCTGTGCTATCCCTATTCCCATTTTGATCTTTAACAAACAATGAATCCAGTGTACCTCTCTAGGTTTCAGAATAATATATTAAGATGAATATAATTATCATGTCATGTATATCATATGGGCACATAAGAAAGTTAAATAATGGATCAAGGATGAAATGTATTTGTAAGCCATGGGCAAATAATTCCTATCACGTCATTGGCATAAAAATTCATGCATTACCAGGAAAAAAAGCATTATCTACACCCCCTTTTCTACTTTCATtaccctcttttcttcctttccttctaatACATCACTCACTACAATTTTCTTGGGCCTTACTCTGAGGCTGTGGCAGAGAGATGAAATGTGGCCGGACAGAAGCAGGTGTGGAGGTAAAAGCTGAGGCATTCATAGAGGTGGAGACTGAAAGGGAGATGGAAGCAGAGGTGGTCATGGGCCCTTGCTTGGACCAGGGTGCTTGGCTGGGTCGTGTAACTCCCTGGAGCCAGAAAAGGAAAGGGCTCACTTGGCTGAAGACATAGGGCTTTCTGCAGTGTTCATCAAAGTGAGTCAAGATTCCCACCTGCACCCATGTGTCTTTTTGTTGCAGATGACATATAAGAGGTGCCCCCAGGTCACCctgaaagaaataaggaaaaggaCTCTTTTAAAGGAGGTTAGGAAATAACTTCTTATATTGAAGGatattcctttccttctccctgcCTTTTGTGTCCTCAATTCATCACCTTACAGCCAGCCTCCCCCATAGCTTTCTTGGCTGCCACACAGAAAGTAAATTCATTCAGGCTGGGCCAAAACTGGGCACATGTGATGACTTGCAGGATGCTCAGGTGCCTTTTTTGCAAAATTCCAGGACTTCCTAGTGGAAAACAGAGAATAGAGAGTTTAAGCATTAGGCTAGACTAGAAAGAGAAATGTAGCtaaagaaaaagataacaaaaaGTCTACTATTACACATTACAAAATATTGCTCTTCCCAAATGTGTCGTTGTCCtccaatcttagttttctgcattaCTCACCTCTCATGAGGGACCAACTAGGTAGCCAGCAGTCATATAGTtgtatatttttctcttgctCTAGGTTCTCCTCCAGGCAGATAGGAAGAACCAGGGGTTGAAAATGTAATGGTTGCTTCAAGAAGATTAGACCAGGTCCCAAAGGTCCTCTAGGGCCCAGGTAGGGCATGGCACGATGAATGCCTACAGTTTGAGCTTGAGCAGGGTCTTGAAGATCAATCAGCCCCACCTGGACATGGGCCAATGCTTCTGAGTTTTTTCTGGCAGGAAAATTTAGCAGGTattttattgttatatatttcaatgtgaaaagataaatgtttaGAGATCATATGAATCAAATGAAATCTAGGTGAATACTAAATTACTGGTTTTATTCTCTTCTGTACTTGTTGCAAACATATAATATCTTATTAGGCACAGTATGTTTGGACACTTTCAATATTTTACATTCTACTATTTATAGTATCTAACATTGAGTGATATAGACTTGGAAaatatcagctgagccacaagtgaagcccaagaatactggtgtggatagcctatcccttctctagcagatattcttgacctaggaattgaaccaggacctcctgcattgcaggcagattctttaccaactgagctattagggaaatCCTGCAGTTAGGAGTTAAAATATTCCATATATTATATACCAGATCCACTCTCTAACTAAGAAAGAATAGCTATTTGAAAGAATGTACCATTAATGAACTCGAAATATTCATATTTTGTAATTATACTTTAACCTTTTGAAATGACTGACATGAAATTTCATACTCACATGAAATTTGCACATCTAGCTGTAGTGAGAATCCACTGTTCATTCAGTATAGAACCAGCACAGAAATGGGAGAAAGAGAGTTGCACAGAAACCATCCAAGGGAATTCACCCACTTCAGCCTCCCAGCAGTTGGGGCAGTGTGGAACAAGGCCAGGGCGTAATCCACACTCTGTAGAAGGAATCCATATGTGGGACAGGGTGAAGTTAATGGTACCACCCTTCTTTTCCTGAACATGTTGACTTTCTACATTTAGATTTTAGGGAAATGCCTGTAACTCTTTAATTTTTCAGGAATGCTTGGAAATGGATGTACATTTTAACTCTATAAATTTAGGTATTATAACAGCTTCTTTACACATTCTATGAAAAACCCAAAATATTTCTATTCATTTCCCAAGTGGAATAGTAAACTATTTCTAATCACTAAAGCTTTTATACTACTGttatttgtataaaatttaaaTCTTAAACTATTACtggaaaaataagatattttcttaattatgtGGATATATTTTAAGATTATATTATTTATTACCCTTTTTTATacaggttttaaattttaattttgtcctACCAAAATTTGACATGGTCTCTGGTCTATCCAGAAACTGGTTTTATGTTCCAACAAAGACATAGTCCCAAATAGAGTAACTCCAATAAACTGAACTTGCCTGTGATTTCATGAGAAATAACAGCTGTCTTGAAGAGCGAGAAAGCCTGGAGACTCTCTTTCCAGACCACATCCAGGCGACACTCAGCAAGGGAAACATTGAGTTCAGAATACTTAGGAAGATCTTGTTCAGGCCGATTAGACTTGGTTTCAGATTGAAATCCAGGCATCAGAGATGGTTGCTTTGTTAAAAGAGTGGCTGGAGCAGCATGCAAGGATGAAAAAGTATGGGAAAGAATGGTGTCTTCAGTAACTTCTGAGGAAGATGGTTTCTGGAGAGAACTATCAGAAGCAGCTAAGGGAAGAACAGGAGAGAAAGCCACAAGAGGAAGAACTGAGCAAGAAGGAAAAGTACATGGTGAAGAAAGTGTGCAAGAAGAAAAGACTGAACAAGTAAGGGACAAAGAACATGAAAATGGGATAAAACAAggaacaggaaaggaaaaagatggaaaaagtgGGTTGAGAGAACTAGATGGGACATTAGGGCTTCCTTTTGTTTTGGTAATTTGCAATTTATTGGCAAAGTTCAGGTAAccagctcctccaggaagccatGTGCTTGAAAGTGTAAGAAAGAGAGTATTTGTGATCTCACTGGGTTGGACAGAATTTATTTGACCTTGGCTTTCTACTGCAGCTATTTCAGTTGACAAAGCTGCAAAATGCTCATCTAGGGAAGGAACAGTTTCTATTGTTAAAAATGTTACACGATTAGACAAGAAATCAAAATGACTAATTGTTCCATCTGGTTCAATTTCAGGAGAAGCAAATGATGTGGTTATATCAGTTTTATAAATGATGCCAGGCCTTATTTCTGTTTCAGGCTGGATCCACATTCTGACTCTTTCAGGCTTAGGAATAGCCAGGGATGCAACATTACCAGATTTAGGATGAGCCCCAGGATTGACTGCCTGGGTTTCTGGTTGGATCCAAGCATTAACTCTACTAACATCAGACTGCATCCAGAAACTCAATATTTGAGACTCAGCAGGAATCCCCAGTCTGACTTTTTTCATTTGAACATGAAACCAAGATTTGATTGTATTGGCTTCCACCTTAGTCCAGGGTCCGATTGACTGTGTTTGAACAAATGTCCAGGGTTGATTTACAGCAGCTCTTGGCTGATACCAGGGGTTAATTATACCAAATCCAGTCTGGGTCCAAGGATGGACTGACTGAAAGTCAGACTGAATCCAGGGTCTACTTGTATCAGTTTCAGTCTCTAGCCAAGGTGTAACTATGCCAACTTCAGAAAAGTTGGAAAGTTTAACTACTTGACTTCCAATCTGGGTCCAAACTGAAATTGTTTCTGTTTCAACTTGGGTCCAGAATCTGATTGTATCTACTTCGGGCTGATTCCAAGTATTAATTGGATCAATTTGGGGCTGGAACCAATGCCTTAATGCTGTATCAGTCTCAGGCTGGGTTGAAGGGTAGATCTCTAAAGTTTCATATTGGGTCCATGGTGTGATTGTAGAAGATTCAATATGGACCCAGGGTTGACATGTACCAGTTTCAGACTTGATGCAGGATCCAACTGAACTAGTTTCATATTGATTCCAAAGACTGATTATATCAAATTCATTTCCGATCCAGGAACATGTCATCTGAGATTCAAAGTGAAATGAGGTCCTAACTGAATTTTGACTCAGTGACCAAAATGTGACTGACTGAGATTCAAATGAGGCCCATGATTTTCTTATATCAATTTCATAAAAGAGTCTGACTGTGTGGGTTTCAGCTTGGATCCAAGGCTGGGTCCAAAATCTGATTGAATCACTTTTAGGCTGAATCCAGGGGTTAACTATTTGCAACTGTGTTTGGATACTAGTAACAATTTGAGATTGAGTTTGGGCTCCTTCTCTTATTGCATTAATTTGAGTTTGGAACCAAGGTTTGATAGTATCAGCCTGGGTCAATAGTGTGATTGCATTAGTTTTAGTTTGTGTCCAGGGTCTGACTAGTTCAGATTCAGCTTGGGGCCAAGCTCTGACTATACTAGTTCTCGGTTGAGTCCAAGAGTTAACTCTACTGGCTCCAGTTTGGATCCATTCTCTTACATCCTCAGTTTCAGAAAGGGGCCAGAACCTCACTGTGTCTCCCTCAGACTGGTTCCAAGGGTAGAATATACCAGTTTCAATCTGAAGCCATGACATGACTATAGCAGTTTCATGTTGGGCCAAGGGCTTTACTCTACCCACTCCAAAATGGGTTGAGGTACTCATTCTTTGAGACTCTGATTGGTCCCAAGAATTTATTCTTTCAGAGGATACAAACCAAGTTTTGCTAATATCAGCTTCAGTTTGGGGCCAGAGTCTAGCTGCTTGGGGCAGAGATACTACCTGTGATATGAGTGTTCCAGATTCAAGAAAGTTCATTGTATTGACATTATCAATTTCAGGATGTGTCCACAGAGGAGATTCTTGATTTTCAATTTGGTTCAAGGATCCAAAAGTATCAGTTTGAGGATTTAGTGAAAATATGAGTGTATCAGTTTGAGGCAGATTCCACCTTTTCTTAGACTCAGTTTTAAGCACTGGCCAAAATTTGATTATATCAATAATATTCTGTGTGAAAGAACTTAATACTAGAGATTCAGCAGATGTCCAAGGTGTGATTATGGATCCTACAGATTCTGTCAAAGTATTTATTGGAAACTGACACTGGGTCAATGGTGTGACTATGTAAATGACTTTAGTCTCTGCCCAATATTTTAGTGTTGAATATTCAGCCTGAGTCCGAAGTGTAACTGTGGAAGCTATTGGCTCTGTCCAAATATTCAAAACTTGCTTTACTCCATGAGTCCATGATCTGATTCTAAAACTTTCAGTTGATGTCCAAGGGTTTGCTTGTGCAGAGTCAGACTGAGTCCATGGTGGGCCTCTGTAATGCACGTTCACTTTCCAGGTATGTGTAGCTGGATTTTCAGCCTGAGTCCATGGAGGGCCTGTGAAAAGCATAGCCTCTGTCCAGGTATTTACAGCTGGACTTTCAGTGTGTGACCACAGTGGAGCTGTAAAAGGGGCGTTCCGTGTCCAGTCATTTGCAGCTATACTTTCAGCCTGTGGCCAAGGTTGGGCTGGGAAAGTCAAAATCTGTCTCCAGCTATTTACAGCTGGACTTTTATCTTGAGTCCATGATGGGTCTGTGAAAGGCATAGTGTCTCTCCAGGTGTTTACAGCTGGACTTTCAGCCTGAGTCCATGGTAGAGCTGAGAAAGGCATAGTCTCTCTCCAGCTATTTATAGCAGGACGTTCAGCCTGAGTCCATGGTGGTGCTGTGAAAGGCACAGTCTCTCTCCATGTATTTACAGCTGGACGTTCAACCTGTGACCAGGGTGGGGCTGTTAAAGGCATGTTATCTCTCCAGGTATTTACAGTTGGATTTTCAGCCTGAGTCCAAGGTGAGCCTGTTAAAGGTACAGTCTCTGTCCGGGTATTTAAAGCTGGGCCTTTATCTTGAGTCCATGGTGGAGCTGTGAAAGGTACAATATCTCTCCCAGTATGCACAGCTGTACTTTCAGCCTGAGTCCAAGGTAGACCTGTGAAAGGCACAGTATCTCTTTGGGTATTTACATCTGGACCTTCAGCCTGTGTCCATGGTAGTGCTGTGAAAGGCACAGTCTCTCTCCAGGTGTTTACATCTGGACTTTCAATCTGTGTCCTTGGTGGGGCTCTGAAAGTGACAGTCTCTCCCCAGGTAATTACACCTGGATTTTCATCCTGTGTCCATGGTGGGACTGAAAAAGGCATAATCTCTCTCCAGGAATTTACAGCTGGAGGTTCAGCCTGTGCCCATGCTGGGGCTGTGAAAGGTGCAGTCTCTCTCCAGGTGTTTATATCTGGACTTTCAATCTGTGTCCTTGATGGGACTCTGAAAGGGACAGTTGCTCCCCAGGTAATTACACCTGGACTTTCATCCTGAGTCCATGGTGGGACTGTAAAAGGAATAGTCTCTCTCCATGTATTTACAGCTGGACCTTCAGCCTGTGTCCATGGTGGGGCTGTGAAAGTCATCATCTCTCTCCAGGTATTTACAGCTGGACCTTTATCTAGAGCCCATAGTGCAGTTGCAAATGGCACAGTCCCTCTCCAACTATTTATAGCTGTACTTTCAGCATGAGTCCAAGGTGGGCCTATGAAAGGCAGAGTTTCTCTCCAGGTATTTACAGGTGGACCTTCAGCCAATGTCCATGGTGGAGTTGTGAAAGGCACATTCTCTCTCCAGGATTTTACAGCTGGTCTTTTAGCCAGAGTCCATGTTGGGACTGTGAAAGGGGCAGTCTCTCTCCAGGTATTTACATCTGGACTTTCAATCTCTGCTCTTGATGGGGCTATGAATGGGACAGTCTCTCCCCAGGTAATTACACCTGGACTTTCATCCTGAGTCCATGGTGGGACTGTAAAAGGCACAGTCTCTCTCCAGGAATTTACAGCTGGTCTTTCAGCCAGAGTCCATGTTGGGACTGTGAAAGGGACAGCCTCTCTCCAGCTGTTTACAGCTGGACTTTCAGCCTGTGTCCAAAATGGGGCTCTGAAAGGTAACATCTCTCTCCAGTTTTTTATAGGTGAACCTTTATCTTGAGTCCATGGTGGGGCTGTGAAAGGCATAATCTCTCTCCAAATATGCACAGCTGTACTTTTAGCCTGAGTCCAAGGTGGGCCTGTGAAAGGCAAAGTCTCCCTCCATTTATTTAAAGCTGGTCCTTCAGCCTGTATCCAAGGTGGGACTGTGAAAGACACAGTCTCTCTTAAAGCATTTACAGCTATACTTTCAGCCTGAGTCCAAGGTGGGCCTGTTAAAAGCACAGTCACCCTCCAGGTATGTACagctggagcttcagcctctgtccatggtgggGCTGTGAAAGTCAACATCTCTCTCCAGTTGTTTATAGTGTTTATAGCTGGACCTTTAACTTGAGTCCATGAAGGTGCTGTGAAAGGCACAGTCTCTCTCCAGATATTTACATCTGGACCTTTAGCCTGTGTCCATGGTGGGGCTGTGAAAGGCACAGCTTCTTTTGAGTTATTTACATCTGCACTTTCAGCCTGTGTCCATGATGGGGCAGTGAAAAGTGCAGTCTCTCTCCAGGTATTTACAGCTGGACTTTCAGCCTGAGTCCAAGGATGGCCTTTTAAAGGCACAGTTTTCCTCTGGGTATTCACAGGTGGACCTTCACCCTGTGTCCACTGTGGGGCTGTGAAAGTCAACATCTCTCTCCATTTATTAACAGTTAAACCTTTATCTTCAGTCCACGATGGAGCTGTGGAAGGCACAGTCTCTCTCCAAGTATGCACAGCAGTACTTTCTGCCTGTGTGCAAAGTTGGCCTGTTAAAGGCAAAGTATTTCTGCAGGTATTTACATCTGAACCTTCAGCCTGTGTCCATGGTGGGGCTGTGTAAGGCTCAGTCTCTCTCCAAGTATGTACAGCTGTACTTTCTGCCTGAGTCCAAGATGAAACTGTTAAAGTCACATTATATCTCCAAGTATTTACATCTGGATTTTCTGCCTGAGTCCATGGTGGGGCCATGAAAGGCATAATCTCTCCCCAGGTATGTACAAGTTGACTTTCAGCCTGAGTCCATGATGGGGCTGTGAAAGGCACATTCTCTCTCCACGTATTTACAGCTAGATTTTCCACCTGTGTCCATGGTTGGTCTATTAAAAGCACAGTCTTTCTCCAGGTATTTACAGCTGAATTTTCAGCCTGTGTCCATGGTGGGCCTGTGAAAGGCACTTCCTGTCTCCCTGTATTTATAGCTGGATTTTCTGTCTGCGTCCATGGTGGGGTTGTGAAAGGCACATTATTTCCCCAGGTATTTACAACTGGACTTTCAACATGAGTCCATGATGGGACTATAAAAGGAACAATCTCACCCCAGGTATTTACAGATGGATTTTCCACCTGTGTCCATGGTTGGTCTGTAAAAAGCACAGCCTCTCTCCAGGTATTTATAGCCGAATTTTCAGCCTGTGTCCATGATAGGCCTGTGAAAGGCACTTCCTGTGTCCAGATATTTATAGCTGGTCTTTCAACCTGAGTCCATGGTGGGGTTGTGAAAGGCACATTCTCGCTCCAGGTATTTACAGCTGGACTTTCAGCCTGTGTCCATGTTGGGCCTATAAAAAGGACAGTTACTTTCCAGGAATTTACAGCTGTATTTACAACCTGAGTCAATGTTGGTGATGTTAAAGACTCAGTCTCTCTCCATGTATTTGCAGTTGAACTTTCAGCCTTTGTCCATGATGGGGTTGTGAAAGACACAGTACCTGTCAAACGAATTATGGAAAACTGAGATTTagtccattttcttcttcctacATGTATAGACTCTGGCCTGAGATTCACTTCACTTGGTTCAATTTGGGGCATTGTTATGACCCTATAATTTTCTATATGTGTCCCATGTTTATTTGCTGAAGATTCTACTTGTGTTGATGATAGAAATGTTTCAAAATTAGAATGTATCCAAGGATTTATCCTTAATGTTCCATATTTGACCCCAAATGGGATTGTGTAAGCTAATTGCTGTGTCTGGTAATTTGATACTGGAGATGTACCCATAGCCCACTTTGTGACCGTATCTACTGTAGACTTTGTCCAGGAATACAATGCTGGAGATTCATTTTGGGTCCACTGTGTGACTTCATTCATTGCTGTCCATATCAATGGATATATTGCTGAATATTTAGCCTGTGTCCATGGTATGACTGTGGAAGATATGGGTTTTATCCAGTGATTTACCTGACTCCATAATGTGACTGTAGTAGTCTCAGGCTGCATTGATAGATTTACACCTAGAGTTTTGGATTTTGTCAAAATATTTATTGGTAGTGACTTATACTGTGTCCAGGGATTTACTGCTGGAAATTGAGCCTGAGTCCACAACTTTACTAATGGATATTTAGTCTGTATATGCTTTGTGACTGAATCAAATGGAGGTTGTGTCCAGGGAATTCCTGATAGAGATTCAGACTGATTCCATGGTTCAGTGATACATGCCTCAGGCAATATCCcaagttttaattttgaaaaactgtACTTTGTTCCTGGTGTGACTATATCAGACACAGTCTCTATCCTGGCTTTAATTATTGTAGATAATCCTGTGGTAAATGGTGTTAGTGTTTCAGAATGTGCCACTTTCCAAGCCTTTTCCTTTGGAGATTTAATCTGGATCCATGGTGTGACTGTATCAGCTTTAGACCTTAACCAGGGGTTTACTTCTGGAGTAAAAACCTGAGTAAACAATGTAGTTACATCAGTTATAAGTTGGGTGAAGTTACACACCAGGGGAAACTTATTTTGGATCCAATGTGTGACTGTTTCTGTCACAGGCTGTGGCCAAGGCTTTAGTAATGTAATTTTAGCCATGTTCCACAGGGTGATTGTATCAATTACAGACACTGTTGAGGGAATTGCTGCTGAAGTTATATTCTGGATCAACAGTGGGACTATGTCATATTTAGATTTTTTCCAGGGCTTTACTACAGGAGATATAGTCTTGATCCATGGTGTGATTTCACCAGCTACAGCTGTTGTTAAGGGACCTATTGCAGGAGATTCAGCATGGATCCATGGCTTGACTGACCTAGATAAAGCTATATTTATTTCTGGAGACTCAGCTTGGGTCCATGATGTGAATGTGTCAGCTTCAAATTGTATCCAGGGGTTTAACGCTGAACATGTAGCATGGGTCCATGCTATAATTGGATTGATTTCAGACTGAGTCCAGGGATTTCCTGAAGAAAATTGAGCTTGGATCCACTGTGTGCAACTATCAGTTTCAAACTGTGACAAGGGATTTACTGCTACAGACATAGTCTGGGTCGAGGGTGTGAGTGTATGAATGATGGACTGTGTCAAAAGATTGATGACAGAAGAATTTGCCTGGGTCCAGAGTGTAACAGTATCAGTTGCAAGTGTTGCCCAGGGATTTACTGAAGGATATTCAATCTGATTCAATGGTATTGCTGTATCTGCAACAGCCTCTGCCCAGGAATTTACCACTGGAGATTCAGCCTGAGTCCAGCGTATGATTGTGTCCGTTACAGATTGTATCCAAGGATTTATTTTTTCAGGTTCAGTCTGAGTCCACTGTGTGATTACATGAGTTTCATATTGTGTCCAGGGATTTTCTATAGGTGATTCTGTTTGGCTCAATAATGTGTCTGTACCAGATATGGACTGTCTCTCAGGCTTTACTACTGGGTATTTAGCCTGAGTCATCTGTGTGACTGTGGAAGCTATAGAATTTATCCAAGTATTTAGAGTTGGATATTTAACCTGAGTCCATGGTGTTATTGTAGAAACTAcagcttctgtccatggatttatTATTGGAGATTCTGTCTGATCCCACATTGTTACTATATCAGCCAAAGGGTCTGCCCATGTTTCTACTGTAGGAAATTCAGCCTGGGTAATTGATGTTACTATATCAGACATATTCTGAATCCATTGATATTCTGTTGGAAGTTCAGTTTGAATCCATTGTATAACATGATCAGATGTAGGATCTGTCCAGGAATTTACTGCTAGAGAATCAATCTGGGTCCGTAGTGTATCTACATCAGCTGCAAATCGTATCCATGGATTTGTTGCTAGAGATTCAGCCTGGGTCCATGGTATGACTGTGGAAGCTGCACTGTTTGTCCAAGGATTCACTAAAGATTCAACCTGAGTCCATGGTGTCATTGTATCACTTTTAACCTCTGTCCAGGAATTTACAGCTAAAAAATCAGCCTGAGTCCATGGTGGAGCTGCATCAGCTATAGCTTGTGTCCAAGTATTTATTCCTGGACTTTCTGAACAGGTCCATACTGTGACTGTATCAGTTTCATAATGTAcccaattgtttatttctggatttattttattGGTCCATGTTGAGATACTGTCAGTATCAGACTGTCTCCAGGAATTTATGGCTAAAGATTCTGTTTGGGTCCATGTTGTGACTATATCTATTTTAGACTTTGTCCAGAAATGTAATAATGGGGAATCAGCCTGAGTATACAGTGTGACTACATTAATCACAGGCTGAGTCCATAAATTTACTACTGGAGATTCACCTTGGGTCCATTGTGTGACTGTCCCAGCTACATGTTCTGTCCAGGGGTTTACTGCTGATGACTCAGCCTGAGACCAAGGTGTTGCATCAGTGACAACTTTTGTCCAGGGAGCTATATCTAAAGGTTCACTGTAAGTCCAATGTGTAATTGTATGAGGTATAGACTGTATCCAAGAATTTACTATGAAGGAGTCAGTCTGTGTCCATGATATAACTGTATTAGTGTCAAATTGCATCCAGGGATTTGCTACTAGAGATTCAGCCTGGGTCCATGACTTGATTCTGTCATTTGTAGTTTTTGTATAGGGATTTGTATCTGAAAAATCACCTGGAGTCCACTGTGTGACTGTATCAGTTATAGGCTGAGTCCAGAGGTTTACTACTATAGATTCAGCCTGAGTCCATGGTGTTACTATATTAGATATCAGATGTGTCAAGGGTTTTACTCCTGGAAATTTAGCCTTTGCCTGTGGTATGA of Bos taurus isolate L1 Dominette 01449 registration number 42190680 breed Hereford chromosome Y, ARS-UCD2.0, whole genome shotgun sequence contains these proteins:
- the LOC101902149 gene encoding serine protease 52; translated protein: MLTFTAPPWTEAEAPAVHTWRVTVLLTGPPWTQAESIAVNALRETVSFTVPPWIQAEGPALNKWRETLPFTGPPWTQAKSTAVHIWREIMPFTAPPWTQDKGSPIKNWREMLPFRAPFWTQAESPAVNSWREAVPFTVPTWTLAERPAVNSWRETVPFTVPPWTQDESPGVITWGETVPFIAPSRAEIESPDVNTWRETAPFTVPTWTLAKRPAVKSWRENVPFTTPPWTLAEGPPVNTWRETLPFIGPPWTHAESTAINSWRGTVPFATALWALDKGPAVNTWREMMTFTAPPWTQAEGPAVNTWRETIPFTVPPWTQDESPGVITWGATVPFRVPSRTQIESPDINTWRETAPFTAPAWAQAEPPAVNSWREIMPFSVPPWTQDENPGVITWGETVTFRAPPRTQIESPDVNTWRETVPFTALPWTQAEGPDVNTQRDTVPFTGLPWTQAESTAVHTGRDIVPFTAPPWTQDKGPALNTRTETVPLTGSPWTQAENPTVNTWRDNMPLTAPPWSQVERPAVNTWRETVPFTAPPWTQAERPAINSWRETMPFSALPWTQAESPAVNTWRDTMPFTDPSWTQDKSPAVNSWRQILTFPAQPWPQAESIAANDWTRNAPFTAPLWSHTESPAVNTWTEAMLFTGPPWTQAENPATHTWKVNVHYRGPPWTQSDSAQANPWTSTESFRIRSWTHGVKQVLNIWTEPIASTVTLRTQAEYSTLKYWAETKVIYIVTPLTQCQFPINTLTESVGSIITPWTSAESLVLSSFTQNIIDIIKFWPVLKTESKKRWNLPQTDTLIFSLNPQTDTFGSLNQIENQESPLWTHPEIDNVNTMNFLESGTLISQVVSLPQAARLWPQTEADISKTWFVSSERINSWDQSESQRMSTSTHFGVGRVKPLAQHETAIVMSWLQIETGIFYPWNQSEGDTVRFWPLSETEDVREWIQTGASRVNSWTQPRTSIVRAWPQAESELVRPWTQTKTNAITLLTQADTIKPWFQTQINAIREGAQTQSQIVTSIQTQLQIVNPWIQPKSDSIRFWTQPWIQAETHTVRLFYEIDIRKSWASFESQSVTFWSLSQNSVRTSFHFESQMTCSWIGNEFDIISLWNQYETSSVGSCIKSETGTCQPWVHIESSTITPWTQYETLEIYPSTQPETDTALRHWFQPQIDPINTWNQPEVDTIRFWTQVETETISVWTQIGSQVVKLSNFSEVGIVTPWLETETDTSRPWIQSDFQSVHPWTQTGFGIINPWYQPRAAVNQPWTFVQTQSIGPWTKVEANTIKSWFHVQMKKVRLGIPAESQILSFWMQSDVSRVNAWIQPETQAVNPGAHPKSGNVASLAIPKPERVRMWIQPETEIRPGIIYKTDITTSFASPEIEPDGTISHFDFLSNRVTFLTIETVPSLDEHFAALSTEIAAVESQGQINSVQPSEITNTLFLTLSSTWLPGGAGYLNFANKLQITKTKGSPNVPSSSLNPLFPSFSFPVPCFIPFSCSLSLTCSVFSSCTLSSPCTFPSCSVLPLVAFSPVLPLAASDSSLQKPSSSEVTEDTILSHTFSSLHAAPATLLTKQPSLMPGFQSETKSNRPEQDLPKYSELNVSLAECRLDVVWKESLQAFSLFKTAVISHEITECGLRPGLVPHCPNCWEAEVGEFPWMVSVQLSFSHFCAGSILNEQWILTTARCANFIKNSEALAHVQVGLIDLQDPAQAQTVGIHRAMPYLGPRGPLGPGLIFLKQPLHFQPLVLPICLEENLEQEKNIQLYDCWLPSWSLMRGSPGILQKRHLSILQVITCAQFWPSLNEFTFCVAAKKAMGEAGCKGDLGAPLICHLQQKDTWVQVGILTHFDEHCRKPYVFSQVSPFLFWLQGVTRPSQAPWSKQGPMTTSASISLSVSTSMNASAFTSTPASVRPHFISLPQPQTLADRISLRYAMPWQAMIISCGSQICSGSIVSSSWVLTAAHCVRNMNPEDTAVILGLRHPGAPLRVVKISTILLHERFRLVSRAARNDLALLLLQEVQTPIQLLAPLGHLKNLNSSECWLSGPRILKPGETDENPEILQMQVIGASSCAHLYPDIGSSIVCFITQDKDSDTSVEPVSPGSAVMCRPISRNGSWRQIGLTSLKALATIVSPHFSWILSTSSKAGHPLSHELMPWMEKPKSSSLIKQPATLPFYSIIIVILQKLS